The window TTGGCAAAATACTGTCGTTAATATAAAAAGGAGATAAATTTTTAAACGTTTAATTTTCATGAAAAGTTATTAAAAGGCAATGGAAATAAAAATATAGTTCACTGTATTAAAGTTATTTAGCATCGTTTACTTCTAGCCAATGACCATCAGGATCCTTAAAATATACTTGCTTCACCCCGTCTACCCTAAGGGTAATTTCCTGAGCCGCTCCAACCCAATTTTCAAATTTAATATCTCTACGCTTAAGCGATGTAACAAACTCATCCACAGAAGGAACGCTAAAACATAAATGCTCGTTTTTATCATAAATTTGATTAGGTTTTGCGCCCTGAATAAGATGTAAATTCCCAACCGTTCCTAAACTAAACCAAGTATGTTTCCCATCCTTAAATGGCTCAGGAACAATTTTTAATTTGAAAATATTTTCATAAAAATCTGTAGATTTCTTCAAATCGGTAACATAAACTGCAATGTGGTTTAAAACAGCTGGTTTAGGCGACGAAGTTTCTTGAGCCAATGATTTTTTAATAGATATTAAACTTATAAATAATATAGTGAAAAGATATTTTGTATGCATAATTAGGAAGGTTAGACTTTGGAAATAAAAGTAAAGTATAAATATTAATTCTTAATGAAGAAACAACTTATAATTAATAAAAATTTTGTGATACAAATTGTGACATTTATTTTTTAATATCTGCAATATCTTGATTAGATTTATTGTATACAATGTAAATCAAGGTTAACTACTTGATATAACCAAACAGCATTACCAGTTGTCAGTAAATTTTTGCTTGTACGCGGTCCTATAATTCTGGTAAGATAATTTATTTTACACCTCTCTTCATGGATATTATTACTGATCTAAGTGCTTACGCTGTCTCATTCTTTTGTGCTTATCAGGATGTTTGTGACACTATTGGTCTCGAAACCGAAATCAGTGTTGAGCAGATATCTTTAAATATAGATCTTGTAGAACAGGAACCCTATAAAGCC is drawn from Pedobacter mucosus and contains these coding sequences:
- a CDS encoding VOC family protein translates to MHTKYLFTILFISLISIKKSLAQETSSPKPAVLNHIAVYVTDLKKSTDFYENIFKLKIVPEPFKDGKHTWFSLGTVGNLHLIQGAKPNQIYDKNEHLCFSVPSVDEFVTSLKRRDIKFENWVGAAQEITLRVDGVKQVYFKDPDGHWLEVNDAK